A single genomic interval of Falco cherrug isolate bFalChe1 chromosome 8, bFalChe1.pri, whole genome shotgun sequence harbors:
- the NEMP2 gene encoding nuclear envelope integral membrane protein 2 has product MSPPRPPGRWQRPRAPLGLGLLLLALAGAAPPAGRNCSFLQEMDVIQNQDENCYCYMQNRTIHLQYVWSTLQVKVNSREVFTFEPISEKSNCRNSETVFEFAACAVQIFWKPETSTETSIRIKQYGEDICFKIQPFKTKPYTVRVEREMLDGRLLFLFIAGIFLFHFANSLSRSTKFFYLSGIILGVLALLVFVLLTLKRFIPRRSTFWILMGGCWMFSLYFIYCFKENTQWLWSEHRNYLLGYFLAVGITSFAACYQHGPLTTELSITLFTWMLQLTAFVLIYCGVTIPQVAYAVIAVSLCSKGLHYPLGAARHIGRKMKNRFKSKKLVFKWLTEEEYREQGETETIRALEELRSFCRNPDFPSWLAVSKLQSPQRFAGFVLGSPHISPAEAKAHDEEYGIGSLFLEEQLFETRAESQQDDPANSIHEGDEEDEDERHQQIAFPYATEVL; this is encoded by the exons GTAGAAATTGTAGCTTTTTGCAGGAAATGGATGTCATCCAGAATCAGGATGAAAACTGCTACTGCTATATGCAAAACAGAACCATTCACTTGCAGTACGTTTGGTCAACTCTTCAG gTGAAAGTTAACAGCAGAGAAGTGTTCACCTTTGAGcctatttcagaaaaaagcaaCTGTCGTAATTCAGAAACTGTTTTTGAGTTTGCTGCATGTGCTGTTCAAATCTTCTGGAAACCGGAGACATCCACGGAAACTTCCATACGCATAAAACAATATGGAGAggatatttgttttaaaatacagcccttCAAAACCAAACCGTACACTGTGCGTGTGGAACGAGAAA tGCTAGATGGAAGGctcttgtttttgtttatagctggaatttttctgttccattttgcAAACAGCCTGAGCAG GAGTACCAAGTTCTTTTACCTTTCTGGAATAATACTGGGTGTTCTTGCTCTGCTAGTCTTTGTCCTGTTGACACTTAAAAGGTTTATTCCAAGG cGCAGTACCTTCTGGATCTTAATGGGTGGCTGCTGGATGTTCTCCCTCTATTTTATTTACTGCTTCAAAGAGAATACGCAGTGGTTGTGGTCTGAACACAGAAACTACTTGCTGG GGTATTTTCTGGCTGTTGGAAttaccagctttgctgcttgctATCAGCATGGACCGCTTACCACTGAACTGAGCATCACCTTATTCACGTGGATGCTACAATTAACAGCCTTTGTGTTGATTTATTGTGGTGTCACCATACCTCAAGTTGCATATGCAGTAATAGCAGTCAGCCTCTGTTCAAAAGGCCTGCATTACCCGCTCGGTGCTGCTAGGCACATAGGCAg aaaaatgaagaatcGCTTTAAATCAAAAAAGTTAGTGTTTAAATGGCTTACTGAAGAGGAGTATCGAGAACAAGGTGAAACAGAAACGATCAGAGCTCTGGAGGAGCTCCGCTCATTCTGCAGGAACCCCGACTTCCCCTCGTGGTTAGCTGTATCCAAACTCCAGTCCCCACAAAG GTTTGCAGGTTTTGTTCTGGGATCTCCCCATATCTCACCTGCAGAGGCAAAGGCCCACGATGAGGAATACGGCATTGGGAGCTTGTTCCTGGAAGAGCAGCTCTTTGAGACAAGGGCAGAATCTCAGCAAGATGATCCAGCCAATTCCATCCATGAAGGAGATGAGGAGGATGAAGATGAAAGGCATCAACAGATTGCATTTCCATATGCTACTGAGGTGCTCTGA
- the MFSD6 gene encoding major facilitator superfamily domain-containing protein 6 isoform X1 has product MAADDKVAILTDDEEEQKRKYVLADPFNGISKDQDLPPHNESPSTETTTVPDEELDWLEKHCVKINNDLLISKVFYFFFYSAYGSLYPLLPVYYKQLGMSPSQSGLLVGIRYFIEFCSAPFWGVVADRFKKGKIVLLFSLLCWVLFNLGIGFVRPATLRCVPKGLPPAHPTNASSLLTTVTQNASMSSPLTAVSTASPKLRGKRGLLTSSPVTLEATGTANPDITVLLPTQSNDVGFVLENSTHFILKNTTTSPVSPGNVTPSTTPAAITTKPTPSDQAVLVYDQQEVEAIFLLILLVVIIGEFFSASSVTIVDTVTLQYLGKHRDRYGLQRMWGSLGWGLAMLSVGIGIDYTHTEVGIEGQGCKAPEYKNYRIVFIVFGVLMTMALIVATQFRFHYAHFKQDENKRKEVEISQVDRSASNESSDNTPTSMSQSFSFWDLIKLLCSIQYGSVLFVAWFMGFGYGFVFTFLYWHLEDLNGTTTLFGVCSVLSHVSELTAYFFSHKLIELVGHIRVLYIGLACNTARYIYISYLENAWTVLPMEVLQGVTHAAIWAACISYLSAAVPPELRTSAQGILQGLHLGLGRGCGAMVGGVLVNYFGPAATFRGIGMACLVILLLFALIQWLLVPGEEEEKTMLAERIPVPSSPVPIATIDLVQQQSEDIMPRTEPRLPLKKTKHQEEQEDVNKPAWGISSSPWVTLAYAVYQIKEMVKLSKTNPAPENQPLQKINENCSASSASSARQPQNPTDSGQSRNCSAPTPTATSDSQVDGGRVVSDHDAQPAAAGP; this is encoded by the exons ATGGCAGCTGATGATAAGGTTGCCATTTTAACCGATGatgaagaagaacagaagagaaagtaCGTTCTTGCTGATCCTTTCAATGGCATTTCCAAGGATCAAGACTTGCCACCCCATAATGAATCCCCTTCAACGGAGACGACCACTGTCCCAGATGAAGAGCTGGACTGGTTAGAAAAGCACTGCGTCAAAATAAACAATGATCTTCTGATCTCaaaggttttttattttttcttctactctGCGTATGGCTCGCTTTACCCCTTGCTGCCTGTGTATTACAAGCAGCTGGGTATGTCACCCAGTCAGAGTGGACTTCTGGTGGGCATCAGGTACTTTATTGAGTTTTGCAGTGCTCCCTTCTGGGGAGTGGTGGCAGACCGCTTTAAGAAAGGGAAGATTGTCCTCCTGTTTTCGCTTTTATGCTGGGTTTTATTTAACCTGGGGATCGGATTTGTTAGACCAGCCACCTTAAGATGCGTACCAAAGGGCCTTcccccagcacatcccaccAATGCAAGCAGCCTTTTAACAACAGTTACGCAAAACGCCTCGATGTCTTCTCCGCTGACCGCAGTGAGCACTGCGTCCCCGAAACTTCGTGGGAAGAGGGGCCTGCTCACTTCCAGTCCAGTCACTTTGGAAGCGACGGGGACAGCTAATCCTGATATAACGGTCCTGTTACCTACGCAGAGCAATGATGTAGggtttgttttggaaaacagcacccattttattttgaaaaacaccACCACTAGCCCAGTCTCACCAGGGAACGTGACTCCGAGTACCACCCCAGCTGCCATCACCACAAAGCCAACGCCTTCTGACCAAGCTGTGCTCGTTTATGATCAACAAGAAGTAGAAGCCATCTTTCTACTCATTCTGCTGGTCGTCATAATAGGAGAATTTTTCAGTGCTTCTTCTGTTACTATTGTGGACACCGTCACCCTGCAGTACCTTGGCAAGCACCGGGACCGGTATGGATTGCAGCGTATGTGGGGGtctctgggctgggggctggccaTGCTCTCCGTGGGAATTGGCATTGACTATACCCATACAGAAGTTGGCATTGAAGGTCAAGGATGTAAAGCTCCCGAGTACAAGAACTACAGGATAGTCTTCATTGTTTTTGGTGTTCTGATGACAATGGCGTTAATTGTGGCCACGCAGTTTCGATTTCATTATGCGCACTTCAAGCAAgatgaaaataagagaaaagaagTAGAAATCTCACAGGTGGACAGAAGCGCCTCCAATGAATCCTCTGATAACACTCCTACCAGCATGAGCCAGTCTTTCAGTTTTTGGGACCTAATAAAACTGCTGTGTAGCATCCAGTACGGCTCGGTGCTCTTTGTGGCGTGGTTCATGGGCTTTGGATATGGCTTTGTGTTCACCTTTCTTTACTGGCACTTGGAAGACCTGAATGGCACCACCACTCTCTTTGGAGTTTGTTCTGTGCTCAGTCACGTGTCAGAGCTGACTGCCTACTTCTTCAGCCACAAACTGATTGAACTGGTTGGCCATATCAG AGTGCTTTATATTGGTCTTGCCTGTAATACAGCTCGGTACATTTATATCTCGTATCTGGAAAACGCCTGGACTGTTCTTCCAATGGAGGTACTTCAAG GTGTCACGCATGCGGCTATATGGGCGGCTTGTATTTCGTACCTGAGTGCAGCAGTGCCTCCGGAGCTGAGAACGTCAGCCCAGGGAATCCTGCAGGGTCTCCACTTGGGTCTGGGCAGAGGATGCGGGGCGATGGTTGGAGGGGTTTTGGTCAATTACTTCG GTCCTGCTGCCACATTCAGAGGAATAGGAATGGCTTGTTTAGTGATTCTTCTTCTATTTGCACTGATCCAGTGGCTGTTAGTTCCTGGTGAAGAAGAAG aaaagacaaTGCTGGCGGAAAGGATCCCAGTGCCTTCCAGTCCCGTTCCCATAGCAACTATTGACCTGGTACAACAGCAATCAGAAGATATCATGCCTCGGACTGAGCCCAGACTCCCTCTAAAGAAAACTAAACACCAAGAAGAGCAAGAGGATGTGAACAAGCCTGCCTGGGGCATCAGCTCGTCTCCTTGGGTCACCTTAGCTTACGCTGTCTACCAGATAAAAGAGATGGTTAAACTATCCAAAACCAATCCAGCTCCCGAGAATCAGCCTTTGCAG AAAATCAATGAGAATTGCAGTGCTTCATCAGCCAGCTCAGCAAGACAACCCCAAAATCCGACAGATTCTGGGCAGTCCAGAAATTGTTCAGCACCAACACCTACAGCAACATCAGATTCCCAAGTAGATGGTGGCCGCGTTGTGTCAGATCATGatgctcagcctgctgctgcagggccctGA
- the MFSD6 gene encoding major facilitator superfamily domain-containing protein 6 isoform X2: MAADDKVAILTDDEEEQKRKYVLADPFNGISKDQDLPPHNESPSTETTTVPDEELDWLEKHCVKINNDLLISKVFYFFFYSAYGSLYPLLPVYYKQLGMSPSQSGLLVGIRYFIEFCSAPFWGVVADRFKKGKIVLLFSLLCWVLFNLGIGFVRPATLRCVPKGLPPAHPTNASSLLTTVTQNASMSSPLTAVSTASPKLRGKRGLLTSSPVTLEATGTANPDITVLLPTQSNDVGFVLENSTHFILKNTTTSPVSPGNVTPSTTPAAITTKPTPSDQAVLVYDQQEVEAIFLLILLVVIIGEFFSASSVTIVDTVTLQYLGKHRDRYGLQRMWGSLGWGLAMLSVGIGIDYTHTEVGIEGQGCKAPEYKNYRIVFIVFGVLMTMALIVATQFRFHYAHFKQDENKRKEVEISQVDRSASNESSDNTPTSMSQSFSFWDLIKLLCSIQYGSVLFVAWFMGFGYGFVFTFLYWHLEDLNGTTTLFGVCSVLSHVSELTAYFFSHKLIELVGHIRVLYIGLACNTARYIYISYLENAWTVLPMEVLQGVTHAAIWAACISYLSAAVPPELRTSAQGILQGLHLGLGRGCGAMVGGVLVNYFGPAATFRGIGMACLVILLLFALIQWLLVPGEEEEKTMLAERIPVPSSPVPIATIDLVQQQSEDIMPRTEPRLPLKKTKHQEEQEDVNKPAWGISSSPWVTLAYAVYQIKEMVKLSKTNPAPENQPLQLGKEMEENQ; encoded by the exons ATGGCAGCTGATGATAAGGTTGCCATTTTAACCGATGatgaagaagaacagaagagaaagtaCGTTCTTGCTGATCCTTTCAATGGCATTTCCAAGGATCAAGACTTGCCACCCCATAATGAATCCCCTTCAACGGAGACGACCACTGTCCCAGATGAAGAGCTGGACTGGTTAGAAAAGCACTGCGTCAAAATAAACAATGATCTTCTGATCTCaaaggttttttattttttcttctactctGCGTATGGCTCGCTTTACCCCTTGCTGCCTGTGTATTACAAGCAGCTGGGTATGTCACCCAGTCAGAGTGGACTTCTGGTGGGCATCAGGTACTTTATTGAGTTTTGCAGTGCTCCCTTCTGGGGAGTGGTGGCAGACCGCTTTAAGAAAGGGAAGATTGTCCTCCTGTTTTCGCTTTTATGCTGGGTTTTATTTAACCTGGGGATCGGATTTGTTAGACCAGCCACCTTAAGATGCGTACCAAAGGGCCTTcccccagcacatcccaccAATGCAAGCAGCCTTTTAACAACAGTTACGCAAAACGCCTCGATGTCTTCTCCGCTGACCGCAGTGAGCACTGCGTCCCCGAAACTTCGTGGGAAGAGGGGCCTGCTCACTTCCAGTCCAGTCACTTTGGAAGCGACGGGGACAGCTAATCCTGATATAACGGTCCTGTTACCTACGCAGAGCAATGATGTAGggtttgttttggaaaacagcacccattttattttgaaaaacaccACCACTAGCCCAGTCTCACCAGGGAACGTGACTCCGAGTACCACCCCAGCTGCCATCACCACAAAGCCAACGCCTTCTGACCAAGCTGTGCTCGTTTATGATCAACAAGAAGTAGAAGCCATCTTTCTACTCATTCTGCTGGTCGTCATAATAGGAGAATTTTTCAGTGCTTCTTCTGTTACTATTGTGGACACCGTCACCCTGCAGTACCTTGGCAAGCACCGGGACCGGTATGGATTGCAGCGTATGTGGGGGtctctgggctgggggctggccaTGCTCTCCGTGGGAATTGGCATTGACTATACCCATACAGAAGTTGGCATTGAAGGTCAAGGATGTAAAGCTCCCGAGTACAAGAACTACAGGATAGTCTTCATTGTTTTTGGTGTTCTGATGACAATGGCGTTAATTGTGGCCACGCAGTTTCGATTTCATTATGCGCACTTCAAGCAAgatgaaaataagagaaaagaagTAGAAATCTCACAGGTGGACAGAAGCGCCTCCAATGAATCCTCTGATAACACTCCTACCAGCATGAGCCAGTCTTTCAGTTTTTGGGACCTAATAAAACTGCTGTGTAGCATCCAGTACGGCTCGGTGCTCTTTGTGGCGTGGTTCATGGGCTTTGGATATGGCTTTGTGTTCACCTTTCTTTACTGGCACTTGGAAGACCTGAATGGCACCACCACTCTCTTTGGAGTTTGTTCTGTGCTCAGTCACGTGTCAGAGCTGACTGCCTACTTCTTCAGCCACAAACTGATTGAACTGGTTGGCCATATCAG AGTGCTTTATATTGGTCTTGCCTGTAATACAGCTCGGTACATTTATATCTCGTATCTGGAAAACGCCTGGACTGTTCTTCCAATGGAGGTACTTCAAG GTGTCACGCATGCGGCTATATGGGCGGCTTGTATTTCGTACCTGAGTGCAGCAGTGCCTCCGGAGCTGAGAACGTCAGCCCAGGGAATCCTGCAGGGTCTCCACTTGGGTCTGGGCAGAGGATGCGGGGCGATGGTTGGAGGGGTTTTGGTCAATTACTTCG GTCCTGCTGCCACATTCAGAGGAATAGGAATGGCTTGTTTAGTGATTCTTCTTCTATTTGCACTGATCCAGTGGCTGTTAGTTCCTGGTGAAGAAGAAG aaaagacaaTGCTGGCGGAAAGGATCCCAGTGCCTTCCAGTCCCGTTCCCATAGCAACTATTGACCTGGTACAACAGCAATCAGAAGATATCATGCCTCGGACTGAGCCCAGACTCCCTCTAAAGAAAACTAAACACCAAGAAGAGCAAGAGGATGTGAACAAGCCTGCCTGGGGCATCAGCTCGTCTCCTTGGGTCACCTTAGCTTACGCTGTCTACCAGATAAAAGAGATGGTTAAACTATCCAAAACCAATCCAGCTCCCGAGAATCAGCCTTTGCAG TTAGGAAAAGAGATGGAAG AAAATCAATGA